The Desulfurococcus sp. genome has a segment encoding these proteins:
- a CDS encoding ABC transporter substrate-binding protein: MTTHRITKAIIPLILLVSTLLTPMISLIAVGQEIPIPLPPGVTAKRGDILIVENHYGTFTDPDNFNYLIPGRPGFGASGFSQVCAGFLWYINTTNSELINWLAASPPEYSSDYKTMTIYLRKGLYWNDGHPFTADDVVFTINLYKNTPGLVPNPAYKEWIDRVEKVDDYTVKIYLSKPSPKLHIILFTVTIYGGPSNVILPKHVWEGQDPLKFKFYPPVCIGPYNLKAIDPGGNWFLWERYEDWWGTKLYGMKPGPKYVLFLHPGPEEKKALAMVNHQLDCIRTFLPENFDIVWKNNPYLGGYYGMKAPYAFPYDACVKGIAFNVLKYPFNITEVRRALTFAINFENIYEAFKGPDGSLPVPAALPVVPTPLAVELYYKPLEGELVKLGYDPETKWWKYDPQLAEQLLTSVGFRRGPDGKWLLPNGEKWKITITAPSGFEMESQRIAFLVADQWRAFGIDVDVAPVESGPFSTAWSRGEFEVGAFWPGCSLLSDLTLHINGWARKYFDPGAPSVGWSDYNFSKKAELDKIIDEMEMLPSTDPKVIELGRQALLIWAEQLPWVGFFPTPFYTVNDNYVWTNWPYYPDNYYMDPVYWWAQMLFIILRLQPTGRVDHLYPNEPGTPPTSSWPPIKAPTTTTPGTPAGTVTVTRTIITTTTTAVTTPVTVPTLDTTTVTVVAIIALIIGLAVGWVIARRR, from the coding sequence ATGACTACACATAGAATTACAAAAGCTATAATTCCTCTGATACTATTAGTATCAACACTACTAACACCCATGATATCACTAATAGCAGTTGGACAGGAAATACCAATACCACTACCACCCGGCGTCACAGCTAAGAGAGGAGACATCCTCATTGTGGAAAACCATTATGGAACATTCACAGACCCCGATAACTTCAATTACTTAATTCCTGGAAGACCGGGTTTCGGAGCTTCCGGCTTCTCCCAGGTGTGTGCAGGGTTCCTTTGGTACATTAATACAACTAACAGCGAGCTGATCAACTGGCTGGCAGCCAGTCCACCCGAGTACTCCTCAGACTATAAGACCATGACAATCTATCTGAGAAAAGGATTATACTGGAATGATGGCCACCCATTCACAGCTGATGACGTAGTATTCACCATTAATCTCTACAAGAATACTCCAGGTCTAGTTCCCAATCCAGCTTATAAGGAATGGATTGATAGGGTAGAAAAAGTAGATGACTATACCGTGAAGATATACCTCAGTAAACCTAGTCCTAAACTACACATAATACTCTTCACAGTAACAATATATGGCGGCCCCTCAAACGTTATTCTCCCCAAGCACGTATGGGAGGGGCAAGACCCACTTAAATTCAAATTCTATCCACCGGTGTGCATAGGGCCATATAATCTAAAAGCCATAGATCCCGGTGGAAACTGGTTCCTCTGGGAGAGATATGAGGACTGGTGGGGCACTAAACTCTATGGAATGAAACCCGGTCCCAAGTACGTCTTATTCCTGCATCCCGGGCCTGAAGAGAAGAAGGCCCTAGCAATGGTTAACCATCAATTAGACTGCATAAGAACATTCCTTCCAGAAAACTTCGATATAGTATGGAAGAATAATCCATATCTAGGTGGATACTATGGAATGAAAGCACCATATGCCTTCCCATACGATGCCTGTGTTAAAGGTATAGCGTTCAATGTCCTGAAATATCCATTCAATATAACTGAGGTTAGAAGAGCTTTAACTTTCGCTATAAACTTCGAAAATATCTATGAGGCATTCAAAGGACCCGATGGCTCTCTACCAGTTCCCGCAGCACTGCCAGTTGTACCCACTCCATTAGCAGTGGAATTATATTATAAGCCTTTAGAAGGAGAATTAGTGAAACTAGGCTATGATCCTGAAACCAAATGGTGGAAGTATGATCCCCAATTAGCTGAGCAGTTATTAACAAGTGTGGGATTCCGGAGAGGCCCTGACGGCAAGTGGCTCTTACCCAATGGTGAGAAATGGAAGATCACGATAACAGCTCCCTCAGGCTTCGAAATGGAGAGCCAGAGAATAGCCTTCCTAGTAGCTGACCAATGGAGAGCATTCGGTATAGATGTAGATGTTGCACCTGTAGAGAGTGGCCCATTCTCGACAGCGTGGAGTAGGGGTGAATTTGAAGTTGGAGCATTCTGGCCTGGATGCTCGCTACTATCGGATCTAACCCTACATATAAATGGGTGGGCTCGCAAGTACTTTGACCCGGGTGCACCTAGCGTTGGATGGTCAGACTATAACTTCTCGAAGAAAGCCGAACTAGATAAAATAATAGATGAGATGGAGATGCTACCATCCACGGATCCCAAGGTCATAGAGCTCGGGAGACAAGCTCTACTCATCTGGGCTGAGCAATTGCCATGGGTAGGATTCTTCCCAACACCATTCTACACTGTTAACGATAACTACGTGTGGACTAACTGGCCGTATTATCCAGACAACTACTACATGGATCCAGTATACTGGTGGGCTCAGATGCTCTTCATTATTCTAAGGCTTCAGCCAACAGGTAGGGTAGACCACTTATATCCCAATGAACCAGGGACTCCTCCAACCTCTAGCTGGCCTCCCATTAAAGCACCAACCACCACGACACCAGGCACTCCGGCAGGAACGGTGACTGTCACTCGAACCATAATTACCACGACTACAACTGCTGTGACTACCCCTGTAACTGTTCCTACACTAGATACTACTACTGTGACTGTTGTAGCCATAATAGCATTAATAATAGGTTTAGCTGTAGGCTGGGTTATTGCAAGAAGACGGTGA
- a CDS encoding ABC transporter permease, with product MNAFLKYIFMRFIYFLITIISAFSITFILLRFMPVDAVENIVAMMTAQGQVVDPEALKILRRQLYELFGLTGTIWDQYLKFLRSAFTFDFGPSIMSFPTPVVELIEERLPYTLWLLGTSIIISWVLGNIIGMIASLKEDSIASKILQSIAVTLYPIPYYILALLLVFLFIFKIPLFPLVSSFAISLNTIPEMLRATTLPALSIILISALGWWFLSSRALTLRVLSEDYVRYAVIRALPEKRIIGRYVFRNILTPQVTALGLSLGQIFSGALLTEVVFAYPGIGQLLYRSVMTGDIPTAIGIVTLSIYATALATFILDVIYVFIDPRVRLR from the coding sequence ATGAATGCTTTTTTAAAATACATATTCATGAGGTTTATTTACTTCCTTATAACCATTATATCAGCCTTTAGTATTACATTTATTCTCCTTAGATTTATGCCTGTTGATGCAGTCGAAAATATAGTTGCCATGATGACAGCTCAAGGACAGGTAGTGGACCCCGAAGCTTTAAAGATCCTTAGGAGGCAACTCTACGAGCTATTTGGTCTTACAGGTACTATTTGGGATCAATACTTGAAGTTTCTAAGAAGCGCCTTTACATTTGACTTCGGGCCGTCAATTATGAGTTTTCCTACCCCTGTAGTCGAATTAATAGAAGAACGTCTCCCATATACTCTCTGGCTTCTCGGTACATCAATTATAATTTCATGGGTCCTCGGGAATATCATAGGCATGATAGCCTCTCTAAAAGAGGACTCAATAGCTTCAAAAATCCTGCAGAGTATAGCTGTAACACTCTACCCTATACCATACTACATTCTAGCATTACTCCTCGTATTTCTCTTCATATTCAAGATACCACTATTCCCTCTTGTAAGCTCGTTCGCAATAAGTCTCAACACTATCCCTGAGATGCTAAGGGCTACGACGCTTCCAGCTCTCTCAATAATATTGATAAGTGCATTGGGATGGTGGTTCCTTAGCTCTAGAGCTTTAACACTAAGGGTTTTATCCGAGGATTATGTTAGGTATGCCGTTATAAGAGCCCTCCCTGAAAAGAGAATTATTGGAAGATACGTATTTAGAAACATACTTACACCACAGGTGACTGCTCTAGGGCTTTCACTTGGACAGATATTTAGTGGTGCACTTCTCACAGAAGTTGTATTCGCTTATCCAGGGATTGGCCAGCTACTCTACAGGTCTGTTATGACAGGCGATATCCCAACAGCAATAGGTATTGTCACGCTCTCAATCTATGCTACAGCCCTGGCTACTTTCATACTCGATGTGATCTACGTTTTCATAGATCCTAGAGTACGGTTGAGGTGA
- the rfbC gene encoding dTDP-4-dehydrorhamnose 3,5-epimerase, translating into MPFKSFKRLEIPDLILVEPVVFPDERGFFVELYKYSSYMLEGVNYVFVQANLSRSKRGVIRGLHYQLKPMEQGKLVTVLNGRIVDVAVDIRRGSPWFGKHVMVELSAEEPRLLWIPPGFAHGFQALEDNTLVLYFVTKEYSRESERCINWSDPELGVKWPIREAVVSSKDEKCPPLREAEVNFEYP; encoded by the coding sequence ATGCCCTTCAAGAGCTTCAAGAGGCTTGAAATACCTGATTTAATTCTAGTGGAGCCAGTAGTATTCCCGGATGAAAGAGGATTCTTCGTAGAGCTATACAAGTACTCATCCTACATGCTGGAGGGAGTAAACTACGTGTTCGTTCAAGCTAATCTAAGTAGATCTAAGAGGGGAGTTATCAGGGGACTACACTACCAGCTTAAACCAATGGAGCAAGGCAAGCTGGTGACAGTATTAAACGGTAGAATAGTCGATGTAGCCGTGGATATAAGAAGAGGATCCCCGTGGTTCGGCAAGCACGTGATGGTCGAGCTTTCAGCCGAAGAGCCCCGGCTACTCTGGATCCCTCCAGGCTTCGCCCACGGCTTCCAGGCACTAGAAGACAACACACTAGTCCTCTACTTCGTGACAAAAGAGTACAGTAGAGAGAGCGAGAGATGCATAAACTGGAGCGACCCCGAGCTAGGCGTGAAGTGGCCTATAAGAGAAGCAGTAGTAAGCAGTAAAGACGAGAAGTGCCCTCCACTAAGAGAAGCAGAAGTAAACTTCGAGTACCCTTAA
- a CDS encoding ABC transporter ATP-binding protein → MRGNWILKLESVRGGYQVGSSEKDYIDAVSNVSLEVYNEEVLGIVGESGSGKSTLVKIIYGDLTPPLVVKSGKVVLDASENPVDMISLKPAERRKLWWKTISYIPQQSMSVLNPTMRIRDHFIETLKYHAGMEKNEAVKLISKHVEEVGLTRDVLNAYPHQLSGGMRQRIIIALALMLKPKVIIADEPTTGLDVIVQRGVLQSLLENVRKYKSTLIIVSHDIGVISMITDRIAVMYAGKIVEVGKTERILQKPLHPYTKALIESIPLIGDRTPRKGLPGLPPNLKSPPPGCRFHPRCPLARDICRREEPPLVEVEPGHYVKCWLYSEGRK, encoded by the coding sequence ATGAGAGGAAACTGGATTTTAAAGCTTGAAAGCGTGAGAGGAGGGTATCAGGTAGGCTCATCCGAAAAAGACTACATAGATGCTGTAAGCAATGTAAGCCTCGAGGTTTACAATGAGGAAGTCCTCGGAATAGTTGGAGAGTCTGGTAGCGGGAAATCCACACTGGTGAAAATTATATACGGGGATTTAACCCCACCTTTAGTCGTGAAGAGTGGAAAAGTAGTATTAGATGCTAGTGAGAACCCGGTAGACATGATATCCTTAAAACCTGCAGAGAGAAGAAAACTTTGGTGGAAAACCATTAGCTACATCCCTCAGCAGTCGATGAGTGTTTTAAACCCCACGATGAGGATTAGAGATCACTTCATTGAAACACTAAAATATCATGCAGGCATGGAGAAGAATGAGGCAGTAAAGCTTATTTCAAAGCATGTTGAGGAGGTAGGGTTAACAAGAGATGTTCTCAACGCGTACCCTCATCAGTTAAGCGGTGGTATGAGGCAAAGGATAATAATAGCTCTAGCTCTCATGCTTAAGCCTAAAGTAATCATAGCGGATGAACCCACCACAGGGCTCGATGTAATCGTTCAGAGGGGAGTGCTTCAAAGCCTGCTTGAAAACGTGAGAAAGTATAAGAGCACGCTCATCATTGTCAGCCACGATATAGGCGTAATATCGATGATCACGGATAGAATCGCCGTCATGTACGCGGGGAAAATAGTCGAGGTAGGTAAAACCGAGAGGATACTGCAGAAACCGCTCCACCCCTATACTAAGGCCCTCATAGAGTCAATTCCATTAATAGGTGATAGAACTCCTAGGAAGGGATTACCGGGACTACCGCCGAATCTTAAGTCTCCTCCACCGGGATGCCGCTTCCACCCGCGGTGCCCTCTAGCTAGGGATATCTGCAGGAGGGAGGAGCCACCACTAGTAGAAGTAGAGCCAGGCCACTACGTTAAATGCTGGCTGTATTCGGAGGGTAGGAAATGA
- a CDS encoding glycosyl hydrolase-related protein, which yields IARIGWLPDSFGFSAQLPQLLRKAGLEVFVTHKLMWNDTNKFPHTLFQWEGLDGTRIPVHIISVTYNGEATVEEILRVWENHIEKNYGAAIHTVGYGNGGGGPNVFIAERLLWINKLPSTPRVKYNLADEDYVKYVKELSQKLPVWKGEMYVETHRGTYTTNHKIKELVSRLERCLRTTEIWATISWIENHARYPRESLSEIWEKLLRSQFHDVLPGSANFEAYQEAYKDLEEALQKCEETLRRTLYTFSGPEDPSGKYIYVFNSLPWTRREVITLPRGTYVSKNLKVAGAQSIGENTVIEIEVPGIGYGVLEKTSSEPAVQEGPVKVQREPGRIILSNEFIDVFVYSDGSISLVSRELKWEAIGRGSLQLKAHQDKPGLFDAWDIEKSSLEDPGVPLRPLGEPRVVLEGPLIACVEIPLGFKNSKVNMNVCLKGSSKLLEVKMNVNWNTRGYLLKLWMKPSINSDKIQCEIPFGVLERALKPQSKWDEAKYEFPVLRWIDISDGSKGLAVISTIKHGYSPREDWIGLTIAKSPLFPDPYSNLEPFNVEVYLYAHEGDYRKGEVYRRAYEVWDKLEVKASHKPPSEYVKTYVSVESGSALIEALKKAESGESLIMRIYDATGTANETEIKLWKAFSISEADLLEEPLSSQEYSGGKLRLHLKGFEVKTLRLTPS from the coding sequence ATAGCGAGGATAGGATGGCTCCCCGACTCCTTCGGGTTCTCAGCCCAACTACCCCAGCTATTAAGAAAAGCTGGTTTAGAAGTATTCGTAACCCATAAGCTTATGTGGAATGATACCAATAAGTTTCCACACACCCTCTTCCAATGGGAGGGTTTAGACGGTACGAGAATCCCAGTCCACATAATATCTGTAACTTACAACGGTGAAGCTACAGTTGAAGAAATACTTAGGGTTTGGGAGAACCACATCGAGAAGAATTATGGGGCAGCCATTCATACTGTAGGATATGGAAATGGAGGTGGAGGACCTAACGTCTTTATAGCTGAAAGACTATTATGGATTAATAAACTACCTTCAACACCTAGAGTAAAGTACAATTTAGCAGACGAAGACTACGTGAAGTACGTGAAAGAATTATCTCAGAAGCTCCCGGTGTGGAAGGGTGAAATGTACGTTGAAACACACAGGGGAACTTACACAACTAACCATAAGATTAAGGAGTTAGTATCAAGGCTTGAAAGATGTCTTAGAACCACAGAGATCTGGGCCACTATCTCCTGGATTGAAAACCATGCACGTTACCCTAGGGAATCTCTTAGTGAAATCTGGGAGAAGCTCTTGAGGAGCCAGTTCCATGATGTTCTACCAGGTTCAGCAAACTTTGAAGCATACCAGGAGGCTTATAAAGACCTCGAGGAAGCTCTGCAGAAATGCGAGGAGACACTAAGAAGAACGCTCTACACGTTTAGCGGGCCGGAGGATCCTAGTGGAAAGTACATATATGTATTCAACTCTCTACCATGGACTAGACGAGAAGTAATCACACTACCTAGAGGTACATATGTGTCGAAAAACCTGAAGGTCGCAGGCGCACAGAGCATTGGGGAAAACACTGTAATTGAAATAGAGGTACCAGGTATAGGTTACGGTGTCCTCGAGAAAACATCTAGTGAGCCTGCAGTCCAAGAGGGACCTGTAAAAGTTCAAAGAGAACCCGGTAGAATAATATTAAGTAACGAGTTCATTGATGTCTTCGTGTATAGTGATGGAAGTATCTCTCTAGTAAGCAGGGAGTTGAAATGGGAAGCTATAGGGAGAGGAAGCCTGCAGCTTAAAGCACACCAGGATAAGCCAGGTCTATTCGATGCATGGGATATTGAAAAGAGTTCTCTCGAAGACCCTGGTGTACCGTTAAGACCTCTCGGCGAGCCGAGAGTAGTACTAGAAGGCCCATTAATAGCCTGTGTTGAAATCCCACTAGGATTCAAAAACTCTAAGGTAAACATGAACGTGTGCCTAAAAGGCTCATCTAAACTACTAGAAGTTAAGATGAATGTAAATTGGAATACAAGAGGATATCTCCTCAAGTTATGGATGAAACCATCAATAAACTCCGATAAAATACAATGCGAAATACCATTCGGTGTTCTAGAACGGGCTTTAAAACCACAGAGCAAGTGGGATGAAGCGAAATATGAATTCCCAGTCCTCAGATGGATCGATATATCAGATGGTTCTAAAGGACTTGCAGTAATCTCCACCATTAAACACGGGTATTCCCCCAGAGAAGACTGGATCGGGCTTACAATAGCTAAATCACCGTTATTCCCAGACCCCTACTCCAACCTCGAACCATTCAATGTTGAAGTATACCTCTACGCTCATGAAGGAGACTACAGGAAGGGTGAAGTATATAGAAGAGCATACGAGGTATGGGATAAACTCGAGGTTAAAGCATCTCATAAACCACCCTCAGAGTACGTGAAAACCTATGTTTCCGTGGAAAGTGGTAGCGCCTTGATAGAAGCCCTGAAAAAAGCTGAGAGTGGAGAAAGCCTTATAATGAGAATATATGATGCTACTGGAACTGCAAATGAAACTGAAATAAAGCTATGGAAAGCTTTCAGCATTAGTGAAGCGGATCTCCTCGAAGAACCCTTAAGCTCTCAGGAATACAGCGGAGGAAAATTGCGATTACATCTAAAGGGATTCGAAGTAAAAACTCTTAGATTAACCCCTTCATAA
- a CDS encoding ABC transporter permease — protein sequence MFLILILFALISLFAPPGFERWFKYPKDAPPSFSSLDLLLGTTTTGRSVFWSATSAVANSLLIGFTTALIAAHIGLLTGIVAGYKGGLIEKLLMTLTDIFIVTPPLPLQVVLVMLLKNYINMFLIALILSISSWPWPARQVRGIMLSLREREFIITASFSGLTEWEIVFREILPHVLGWHLVNFTNTVLYAIGSEAGLAILGLSILHKDTLGTMIYWSVIGYPSLFRGIWWWFLTPVILIILIMISLYLISIGIAEYIEPRKKTKGVA from the coding sequence TTGTTTTTAATTTTAATACTATTCGCCTTAATCTCTCTATTCGCTCCTCCCGGATTTGAAAGATGGTTCAAGTACCCGAAGGATGCTCCTCCATCATTTTCAAGCTTAGATCTTCTCTTAGGGACTACTACAACAGGCAGGAGTGTTTTCTGGTCGGCTACGAGTGCTGTGGCAAACTCGCTGCTGATAGGCTTTACAACAGCTCTCATAGCAGCACATATAGGGCTTTTAACTGGTATCGTGGCCGGCTATAAAGGAGGGTTAATTGAGAAGCTTTTAATGACTCTAACAGATATATTTATAGTTACACCCCCGCTACCATTACAGGTAGTACTCGTCATGCTTCTTAAAAACTACATCAACATGTTTCTTATAGCACTAATTCTCTCGATATCCTCATGGCCATGGCCGGCTAGACAGGTTAGAGGGATAATGCTGAGTTTAAGAGAAAGAGAATTTATAATTACAGCTAGTTTCTCAGGACTAACTGAGTGGGAAATAGTTTTCAGGGAGATACTGCCACATGTGCTTGGATGGCACCTAGTCAACTTCACCAATACCGTGCTCTATGCTATAGGTAGTGAAGCTGGTCTTGCAATACTAGGGTTATCTATACTCCACAAGGATACCTTGGGTACAATGATATACTGGTCTGTTATAGGCTACCCCTCTCTATTCAGAGGTATTTGGTGGTGGTTTCTGACTCCAGTAATACTCATAATACTGATAATGATAAGCTTGTACTTAATTTCCATTGGTATCGCCGAATACATCGAACCTAGAAAGAAGACTAAGGGGGTAGCTTGA
- a CDS encoding ABC transporter ATP-binding protein, with amino-acid sequence MTEESLLKVVNVTKTFRYGVVFGFQFNALENIYLELGSNPSIYTIAGESGSGKSTLAKIILGVLEPDSGEVLYKGRNVHKLSKDEKKWFRREVQPIFQDPYSTFNPLRDVYSYLVDTALNLKIAGDRKEAEDIVAKSLESVGLHPEEVKGKRPSEFSGGQLQRVSIARAIIPRPRLIIADEPVSMLDASLRTNILEIFKKLKEEEGISFIYITHDLSTAYYVSNEIMILLRGQTMERGPAEKVLIDPLHPYVKTLVESIPEPNLEKKPSWLSKIKLGGIEEKEFIVKGCRFRNRCPHASEKCERTPPEFYIKDKGVWVRCWLYEKEASQVRQ; translated from the coding sequence ATGACAGAGGAATCACTCCTCAAAGTAGTAAACGTGACGAAAACCTTTAGATACGGCGTAGTATTTGGATTTCAATTCAACGCGCTTGAGAACATATATCTAGAGTTAGGCAGTAATCCATCTATCTACACGATAGCAGGGGAAAGCGGCTCCGGTAAGTCAACGCTAGCAAAGATAATTCTAGGCGTGCTCGAACCCGACTCAGGTGAAGTACTCTACAAGGGTAGGAACGTGCACAAGTTGAGTAAGGATGAGAAAAAATGGTTTAGAAGAGAAGTTCAACCTATATTCCAAGACCCCTACTCGACATTCAATCCTCTCAGAGACGTCTATTCCTACCTAGTAGATACAGCGTTAAATTTAAAGATAGCCGGCGATAGAAAAGAGGCTGAGGATATAGTAGCAAAGAGCCTTGAATCCGTGGGGCTTCACCCGGAGGAAGTTAAGGGTAAGAGGCCCTCAGAGTTCTCAGGAGGACAGCTTCAGAGAGTATCAATAGCTAGAGCAATAATACCCAGGCCTAGACTTATAATTGCTGATGAGCCAGTCTCAATGCTGGATGCTTCACTTAGAACAAACATCCTCGAGATATTCAAGAAGCTTAAAGAAGAAGAGGGTATTTCCTTCATCTACATAACACACGACCTCTCAACCGCGTACTACGTGAGCAATGAGATAATGATACTACTAAGAGGGCAAACCATGGAGAGAGGCCCTGCAGAGAAAGTTTTAATCGACCCCCTCCACCCTTATGTTAAAACACTTGTAGAATCCATTCCGGAACCAAACCTCGAGAAGAAGCCATCATGGCTCTCAAAGATAAAGCTGGGAGGTATAGAGGAGAAGGAGTTCATAGTGAAAGGATGTAGATTTAGAAACAGGTGCCCACATGCATCTGAGAAATGCGAGAGAACACCACCAGAATTCTACATTAAGGATAAGGGAGTCTGGGTTCGATGCTGGCTCTACGAGAAAGAAGCCTCTCAAGTAAGACAGTAA
- the rfbD gene encoding dTDP-4-dehydrorhamnose reductase: protein MVAPASRRLLLEEGGAVEVTRVAARVLVTGASGLLGSKLTLLLAEKGYEVVAVYREHKTPGVESSTRNIKAVPLYLTDWIHLEDLILKVKPEVIVHAAAYTDVDGCERDKIQAWRINVEATRSIVRTARVVNSHVVYISTDYVFDGEKGLYSEHDTPNPVNYYGLTKLIGEEIVKSSDLLYTIIRTSAVYGVGGSKKSFAEYIVEKLSRGEEVKALVDQYVSPTYNKLLAEAVAEVVEVKPLGVLHVAGPRLSRYEFARITAEALSLPSSLVVEARIDEFKEKWIARRPRDSSLDTSRARRILKTPFYDLNLALKEFKKEATVLLGR, encoded by the coding sequence GTGGTGGCGCCCGCTTCTAGACGACTACTACTTGAAGAAGGAGGAGCCGTGGAGGTGACACGAGTGGCAGCCCGTGTACTAGTGACTGGTGCAAGCGGGCTCCTAGGCTCCAAGCTAACGCTGCTTCTAGCTGAGAAGGGCTACGAGGTTGTAGCAGTCTACAGGGAGCATAAGACTCCAGGCGTGGAGAGCAGTACACGGAACATTAAAGCTGTACCTCTGTATCTCACAGACTGGATTCACCTAGAGGATCTTATACTCAAGGTTAAACCAGAGGTTATAGTTCACGCAGCCGCTTACACTGATGTAGATGGCTGCGAGCGAGATAAGATTCAAGCATGGAGGATTAATGTTGAAGCTACTCGCAGTATTGTGAGAACTGCTAGAGTCGTGAACTCTCATGTAGTATACATCTCCACAGACTACGTGTTCGACGGCGAGAAAGGATTGTATAGTGAGCATGATACACCTAACCCTGTAAACTACTATGGGTTAACAAAGCTGATAGGCGAGGAGATCGTTAAGAGCAGCGACCTCCTCTACACTATTATTAGGACTAGCGCTGTATATGGTGTAGGCGGCTCTAAGAAGAGCTTTGCAGAGTACATCGTGGAGAAACTCAGTAGAGGGGAGGAGGTTAAAGCCCTAGTAGACCAGTACGTGTCGCCAACATACAATAAGCTGCTAGCTGAAGCAGTAGCTGAAGTAGTAGAGGTTAAACCTCTAGGCGTGCTCCACGTAGCCGGGCCCCGGTTAAGCCGCTACGAGTTCGCTAGGATTACAGCTGAAGCCTTAAGCCTGCCTAGTAGTCTAGTAGTAGAGGCTAGAATAGATGAGTTTAAAGAGAAGTGGATTGCCAGGAGGCCACGGGATTCAAGCCTGGATACATCGAGAGCTAGAAGGATACTTAAGACTCCATTCTACGATTTAAACCTAGCGCTCAAGGAGTTCAAGAAGGAGGCTACTGTACTACTAGGCAGGTAG
- a CDS encoding glycosyltransferase family 2 protein, with the protein MKILDIVKKSLEAVAELDYPNYEVIIVDNGSTDGSYQEVKNIAEKLPVDKKVIRLERNLGFTGGNNIAYKARDPGSKYVVLLNNDAIPLQSSLRELVEYMESMRDVGAAQGVIINLETGLIDTSGGILTELLVVHQLYQGLNPHTIKKAFYVTYADGAYSIYNVEALKKATGYEDKIFYDEMFAYYDDCLLGLELWNTGFKVVSYPIVTSLHSRSSTFKRVKPLQLYLATRNYTVLNEVSNSKYKLLIRSIGLRRRVLLRTLLLGIFPSMASIISGSKVAGSAREVFRMLHKAYMDGIKLGGKILRERSTLIDLYRAPLIREAESSAVFKLLTGLGIDYLRRSYAVKISMLFERELYKYEAVA; encoded by the coding sequence ATGAAGATATTGGATATCGTTAAGAAGTCCCTGGAAGCAGTAGCAGAACTCGACTACCCTAACTACGAGGTTATAATAGTTGACAACGGGTCAACCGACGGCAGCTATCAGGAAGTTAAAAATATCGCTGAAAAACTCCCAGTGGATAAGAAAGTTATTAGATTAGAGAGAAATCTAGGGTTCACAGGAGGTAATAATATAGCTTATAAGGCACGGGATCCAGGTTCCAAATACGTAGTATTATTGAATAATGATGCAATACCGCTTCAGAGTAGCTTAAGAGAACTCGTAGAATACATGGAGTCTATGAGGGATGTGGGAGCTGCTCAAGGGGTAATCATCAACCTGGAAACCGGGTTGATTGATACATCAGGCGGTATACTAACTGAACTACTTGTGGTTCATCAATTATATCAAGGTTTAAACCCGCATACTATTAAAAAGGCATTCTATGTAACATACGCTGACGGCGCTTACTCAATATATAATGTTGAAGCTTTGAAGAAAGCTACAGGCTATGAAGATAAAATATTCTATGATGAAATGTTCGCCTACTACGATGACTGCCTACTAGGATTAGAATTGTGGAACACCGGCTTCAAAGTGGTGTCTTATCCTATAGTTACTAGCCTTCATAGTAGATCATCTACATTTAAGCGGGTAAAACCCTTGCAGCTTTATCTCGCAACCCGGAATTATACAGTATTAAATGAAGTAAGCAATAGCAAGTATAAACTCCTGATAAGAAGTATAGGTTTAAGGAGGAGAGTACTGTTAAGGACGCTACTACTAGGTATTTTCCCCTCTATGGCTTCCATAATTTCAGGGAGTAAAGTAGCAGGTTCAGCTAGAGAGGTGTTCAGGATGCTCCATAAGGCTTACATGGACGGTATTAAACTTGGAGGAAAAATACTTAGAGAAAGAAGTACGCTGATAGACCTGTATAGGGCTCCCCTGATAAGAGAGGCCGAGAGTAGTGCTGTATTTAAATTGCTCACTGGTTTAGGTATCGATTATCTTAGGCGAAGCTATGCGGTAAAAATATCCATGTTGTTCGAGCGTGAATTGTATAAGTATGAAGCTGTAGCCTAG